The following is a genomic window from Campylobacter concisus.
CTAGAAAATCTGCTAAAACAAGCGAAAAAAAGCTTAAAAATAGCAGCTTTTTATGTCGATTTTGATAATTTTAAATCGATAAATGACGGATACGGACATCAAGTAGGCGATAAAATCCTAATAGAAATTTCAAAAAAAATAGATGAAATTTTTCCAAAACAAGGAATATTTGCAAGAATAGGCGGAGACGAGTTTATAGGCGCTATGCCTTATGAAAATTTGGGAGAAATTTACGAAACTGCTGAAAACATCTTAAGAGTGGGTCAGAGTAAAATTTCTATTGATGATGACGAGAAAAAACTTAGCGTAAGTATTGGTATTAGCTTAAGTAGCGATGCGCTTAGCGTTGATGATCTAATTGAAAGAGCCGATTGGGCTATGTATCAAGCAAAGCTTAATGGAAAAAATAAATATTATGTATTTAATTCGAAAAAAGATACATACTTTAAAAATGAATATAGAGATGACTCAAAGATCATTGAAGCTATCGATGCTGGCGAGATGTTCTTGCTTTATCAGCCTGAGATTGATATAAAAAGCGGGGAAGTTAGCAGTTTTGAGGCATTTATTAGATGGAAAAATGGCGATAAGATATTAAGGCCATCAGACTTCTTACCGCTTGCAAAAGGCTCAAAAGCAGTTGTCGCTATCGCATTATTTACGCTAAAAGATGCTTTAAAAGCTAGGGCTGTATGGCTAAAAGAGGGAATAAATGCAAAAGTTAGAGTAAATTTGTGCATTAAAAAGCTAATGACTTCTGAGTTTTTTGAGAAATTTAAAAAGCTTTTAGAAGATGAGCAGCTAGACGCTAATGGACTAATCATAGACATCGTTGACTCCGCAAGTGGCGTAAATTTAGATGATGTTGTTAGATATATCGATGCTTATAAGGAACTAGGCGTTAGCTTTTCGCTTGATGATTTTGCGTCTTATTCAGGCTCGGTAGAAGCTTTAGGTATGTTAAAAACAAATAGATTTAATATAGATAAAAGATTTTGCAAACAAATTTTTGACTCAGTAGAAGCGCTAAAGACCATACGTATGATAAAGTATGTATCAGATACATTTAATTTTGATGTCATGATAAAAAATTTAGAAGATAAAAGCATGCTTGAAATTTTTGTTGGATTTGGCTTTAGTAGATTTCAAGGACGGCTTTTTGCGCCAGAGCTTAGCCTGGATGATGTGCTTAAATTTAAATTTGCTCTATCATCTCCGCTAAATGTAAGAAATTTTCAAGATGATGAGAACTACAATATGCTTTGCAAAATAGTAGGTGCAAAAGAGCTTATGACTCGTTTGATAAATTTGCTTAAATGCGATGAAAAAGTAAGCGAAAAATTAAAAGACGAAATAGCAAATCAAGTAGATGATATCAGAATAATAAATGAAAAATTAGCTGAAATTTTAGATACGATCCTTGTAAAAATAGACAAAGAGAACGTAATAAATTTAGCTAATGAGGCAATTTTATTATGCGATAATGATCTAAATTTGAGTGGAGCGAATAAATAATGAATGAAAATGCTTTAAATGTTTATGAGCACGAAATCCCAAATGGAAGCAAGCTATACTTTGCCAGTAGCGCAAAGCTAAAGAGGCAGATCGAACAAAAAGCTAGTGAAATTTTAGAAAATGAAGGCTTTAGCGAGATCGTAACGCCATTTTTCTCATATCACCAGCATTTAAGTGTAGATGCTACAAATCTTTTACGTTTTAGCGATAGCCTAAATCACGAGATAAGTCTAAGAGCTGATAGCACGGTAGATACTGTAAGGATCGTGCTTAGAAGACTAAAGGCAAACGAATCAAAAAGATGGTTTTATATCCAGCCAGTCTTTCGCTATCCAAGCCAAGAAATTTATCAAATCGGAGCCGAACTAATCGGTGAAAATGATGTTTTAAAAAGCATAAATATCGTAGCAAAGCTTCTTAATGAGCTAAAAATGGATACATTTTTGCAAGTGAGCAATATACAAATTCCAAGAGTGATTTGTGAAATTTTAAGCGTGCCTATTGAAATTTTTGAAAATGGGCAAATGGAAAAAATTTTATCTCAAAATGTTCCATGGCTAAGTGCTCTTGCTCTTTTAAAGTCAGTTGATGAGCTGGATGAGGTGATTAAAATTTCTCCAAGCAAACTAAAAGAACCGCTTGAAAATTTGAGAAATTTAGCCAGCGCTTTAGAATATAAAAATTTAAGAATAGTTCCGCTATATTACTCGAAAATGAGATATTACGATAGTTTATTTTTTAGATTTTTAAGAAATAACAGCATAATAGCAAGTGGCGGCAGCTACGAAATAGACGGAAAAATAAATAGTGGTTTTGCTGTTTATACGGATGCATTGATAGAAGAAAAAATTAATTTAAGGAAGTAAGAATGAGAAAGGCTGATTTAGTAGTTGGAGTTCAATGGGGTGATGAGGGCAAAGGCAAGATAGTTGATATGCTAGGACTAAACTATGACATGATCTGTCGCTCACAAGGCGGCCATAATGCCGGCCATACTATCTGGGTTGATGGCGTTAGATATGCTTTGCACCTTGTTCCAAGCGGAATTTTACACAAAAATATCATAAATATCATTGGCAATGGTGTTGTTGTTTGCCCAGAAGTATTAATCACTGAAATGGCACAGTTTGAAAATTTGGAGGGAAGACTTTATATTAGTGATAAAGCACATTTAAATCTAAGCTACCATAGCCAAATCGATCAAGCAAAAGAGAGACTAAAAGGCGAAAAAGCAATCGGTACGACTGGAAAAGGCATTGGACCAACTTATGCTGATAAAATAAGTAGAAGCGGTCACAGAGTAGGCGAACTACTTGAGCCAGAGCGTTTGTGCGATGCTTTAATGCATGATTTTGAGACAAACAAATGCGTATTTGACGCACTTGGTGTAAAAATTCCTAACGAGAATGAATTGCTTGAAGAGCTAAAAAGATATAAAGAGGTTTTGGCTCCATTTATCGCAAATACTACAAACCTAGTGTGGAAGGCACTTGATGAAAATAAAAAGGTATTACTTGAAGGCGCTCAGGGCACGCTCCTAGATATCGATCATGGTACATACCCTTATGTCACTAGCTCAAATACTATAAGTGCAGGTGCTTGTACAGGGCTTGGACTAAATCCAAAAGAAATCGGTGAAGTAATAGGTGTTATAAAAGCTTACACAACTCGTGTTGGCTTTGGCCCTTTCCCGACAGAAGATAAAGGCGTAAATGGCGATAAGATGTGTGATATCGGTAAGGAATTTGGCACAACAACAGGCCGCCGTAGACGTTGTGGTTGGTTTGATGCTGTGAGTGTAAAATACGCATCAAGGCTTGACGGTGTCGATACTTATGCACTTATGAAGCTTGATGTTCTTGATGGATTTGAGGTGGTAAAAATTTGCAAAGCTTATCAATATAATGGTGAAACTATCGATTATATGCCGACAGATCTTGAAAATGCAACTCCTATCTATGAAGAACTTGCAGGCTGGGATAGTGTAAAAGGTATAAGCAAATATGAAGATCTGCCAGCAAATGCAAGAGCTTATATCAAGAGAATAGAAGAGCTAACTGGCGTAAAGATCGGCTACATCTCAACAAGCCCTGAAAGAAGCGATACGATCATTAGATGAAAAGCAAATTTACCTCTATCGTCCGCGTAAAAAAACAAGAGATGGATAAGGTAGAGGCAAAGCTTGCCGTTGCTAGGCTTAATGTAAGAAATTTTGAAGAAAATTTAGTACATTTAAGAGCAAAGCTTGAGGAGTTTTGCTTGCCAAAAAGTGGCAATATAGGTGAGCTAAAGGAAAATTTAGAGTTTATAAAGATAGCAAGGCAAGAGTTAAATGCCTGCAAAGAGAGCCTTGAAATAGCTAAAAAAGAGGTTTCGCATTACGAATATAAATATAAAAATGCAAATTTAGAGTACGAAAAGATGAAATATCTAGAAAAAGAAGAGTTTAAAAAAGAGATAAAACGTATACAAAAGGCCGAAGCACTTGCACTTGATGAGTTTGCGGTGATGAAATTTACAGCTAAGAGCGAGTTGTGATGAGAGCGGTTTTATTACTCTTAACTATTTTAAATTTTGCATTTTGTTTTGAAGTACCAGTTGACTGTACGCAAATTTTTGAAGCTAGAAAAGAAGAAATTTTAAAGGAACTTGAGATCATAGATGAACAGCGCCAAGCTTTAGAGGTATTTCGCGCAAGCTCGGCAGCAGCCTATGAAGAAAATAATAAAAGGCTTGCCAAAAAAGAAGCTGATCTAAATGCGACAATGAAAGTGATCGAACAAAAACGCAAAGAGATCGATGAAGTGGTCGCCAAAAATGAGAAAATTTTAAAAGAACTTCGCACAATGAC
Proteins encoded in this region:
- a CDS encoding ATP phosphoribosyltransferase regulatory subunit, with translation MNENALNVYEHEIPNGSKLYFASSAKLKRQIEQKASEILENEGFSEIVTPFFSYHQHLSVDATNLLRFSDSLNHEISLRADSTVDTVRIVLRRLKANESKRWFYIQPVFRYPSQEIYQIGAELIGENDVLKSINIVAKLLNELKMDTFLQVSNIQIPRVICEILSVPIEIFENGQMEKILSQNVPWLSALALLKSVDELDEVIKISPSKLKEPLENLRNLASALEYKNLRIVPLYYSKMRYYDSLFFRFLRNNSIIASGGSYEIDGKINSGFAVYTDALIEEKINLRK
- a CDS encoding flagellar export protein FliJ, with the protein product MKSKFTSIVRVKKQEMDKVEAKLAVARLNVRNFEENLVHLRAKLEEFCLPKSGNIGELKENLEFIKIARQELNACKESLEIAKKEVSHYEYKYKNANLEYEKMKYLEKEEFKKEIKRIQKAEALALDEFAVMKFTAKSEL
- a CDS encoding adenylosuccinate synthase, with amino-acid sequence MRKADLVVGVQWGDEGKGKIVDMLGLNYDMICRSQGGHNAGHTIWVDGVRYALHLVPSGILHKNIINIIGNGVVVCPEVLITEMAQFENLEGRLYISDKAHLNLSYHSQIDQAKERLKGEKAIGTTGKGIGPTYADKISRSGHRVGELLEPERLCDALMHDFETNKCVFDALGVKIPNENELLEELKRYKEVLAPFIANTTNLVWKALDENKKVLLEGAQGTLLDIDHGTYPYVTSSNTISAGACTGLGLNPKEIGEVIGVIKAYTTRVGFGPFPTEDKGVNGDKMCDIGKEFGTTTGRRRRCGWFDAVSVKYASRLDGVDTYALMKLDVLDGFEVVKICKAYQYNGETIDYMPTDLENATPIYEELAGWDSVKGISKYEDLPANARAYIKRIEELTGVKIGYISTSPERSDTIIR
- a CDS encoding MotE family protein, with the protein product MRAVLLLLTILNFAFCFEVPVDCTQIFEARKEEILKELEIIDEQRQALEVFRASSAAAYEENNKRLAKKEADLNATMKVIEQKRKEIDEVVAKNEKILKELRTMTSDKVNESYSKMKDGAAAEVLSKMPRSNAATILYALDAKKISTIMAKMDPKVASEITTLLQKGPPFADEKGDMPTPAGSINIQ